CGTTCTCACTAAAATATACTTTTTGTATAGAAGTCACATATTTTTTAGGTCCTTACATACTTTATAAAAATCTAAATCTGTATATTTTCCTTAATCACATATAAATCTACACGTGATCCAGTAATAGTGCTTTTACCAAATATAAAAAAGAGTATAAACCATAAAAAGTTTAAAAATATTATAGCTATAGGATTCCAAAGGGTATGGAAGCCTTTTGTCAATTCAGGAAGCATTGTAATGGCAGGGGGCATAAAAAGGCTGATCAATAAAACATACAATAAGGCAACGATACTCATAAGCTGATAAGCGGTCACTTTACCTCCTCCTCTATAATCATCCCTTAAAAGCTCGGAGAATACCCTCCACAGCTGAGTTATTGTTATTGTCACAATAAAAGAGGCATTATAATAACCCTTTAAAAAAAGATACATACCCCATATGGAAGTAAGAACAAATATTACAGATGTTATGGCCTGGATAGGCACAAGCCTCTCATTCTCATAACCTCCTGCATATACGGCCTTTTTTGTTTTTCCCTGAAAGATAAAGGCATGTTTTGCAAATAATTTTCTCATAACAGACCCGCATGATCTAACAGGTTTTCCATAACAACAACCAAAGCTTATACATCCAAGCCTGCCAAGCCCTTCACCTAAGGCATAGGAGATTACGAGACAGGAAAGTATGGGCATTATCATTCCTTCATCTATAAACTTCATTTTAAACTCCCATAGGGATAATATCCTCAATATCCATGGAGAGAATATTACACCCACAAAGGATGCACCACCTACTGTAAAGGTATGTCTACTTTTCTCAACTAAAACAGCCACAATTTTAGATGCAGGCACGCATATTATTCCAATGAGAATGGCAATAAATAGGCTTATCCATAGACTTATAGAGATTGATCCCATAAGCAAAACAAAAACGACGAGGGAAGAGGTATATGCCAGGGCAATAAAAAATCCATAAAAGGTAAGATTGACAGCAGACCACAAGTTTACTCCAGTCTTTCTTTTAGGAATTACGGCAATTATCTGCCATTTCTCAGATGGTAGTGTTTTAAATGCCCATGTCTGAAAGGACAAACAGGCAAAAAATAATGATATACATAATATTTCTACGGACATTTATGACTTTTTCCTATTCATGGCAGTTCCTATGGGGGAACGCACCTTCAAATCTGTCTCCACAATGGACCGATTGAATGCCTTTGAAAAGATACTTTTTGCTTCACTGTTAAAGGTATTCTTTATAAGGTCTGAAAAAAAGGCAACCCTATCTCTTTGAAAGAGGAGAATAACAGTTGAACTGCCCGGTCTAAAGAGACTCTTTGGCTGCCCCTTCTTCAGAAAAATGCCTTTTTTGATTTCCTGGGGGTTGTCGTATCTTTCTTCGCTATAGCACTGCGCTATATCACCTATGAGAAGGGCAACAACCTCTATCATAGCCACAAGACCCACATGGGTTCCGTTTTCAACATCCGTATCAAAAATAGTGATAATCCTTTTATTCTTCGAATAAGGGTTGCATAAGGTTATTGTAATCTCTGGATTACAGGAATGATAGCCCCCTTCTATTTTATAGATATCTAAAACAACACCTGATACAGGCATATGATTATAATGATACTTGTCAGGCGTTAATCTGAAAATGGCAAAATCACCGCCCCTAAATGCATCAAGCCATTTCTTTTTGTCGGCACCTAATAGTTCTTCATATTGAAAAAGCTTATCCTTTATTTGAATTAAGGATACATTACTTAATGAACCAACGAGTGCCCTTGAATCAGACGGTGCCACAACAACTTTTTCATCATCCGGCATAGGTCTTTTTTCCCAGTAACATATCTTCCGTTCAAATATCTTTCTCGGTGTATCAAGGAGATATGGATTTTCCAAACATTCACTATAGTCTATGCCTATTTTCTCCATAAACTCCTTTGTCCGAGTAATCTTTGAACCAATAAAAGAATCAAAATAAAAAAATCCCAGGAATTTGCATAATCTCCTTGAATTTAAAATATTATACATAACAGATGGGGTTTCCCTTGCTTTGGAGTATATAAATTTTATTACTCTGTCACCGTAAAATGCTTCATCTTTTATTTCAGTTGTCTGTCTATCTATGAACTGATGCATAATTTATCCTTTTTATCTCAAACGGACTTATCTGTATTTCATTGCATTTTTAAGTATCTTTTTTATAATCCCTATTTTTTGATTCAAACTCTTTCATATCGCTGTATATGGTCAAAACAATGAGCTGCAAAATCTTTCCCAGGTCTTTTTCAGATAAGGTCTCATCAAATATCTCCTTTTTCCTCTTTATGATAAAATCCATGGCCGATGAATCACCCAATATAGACCCAATGGAGTCTTTGAATAAGCATCCACTGCATAACAAATGGGAATCCATTTTTTTAAGTTCCTCAAGGACTACTGAAAATGCTTCTTTCATGTGTCTTTTTCTCAAGATGTCTCTATAAAACATCTCTGCCTGCTTATTAAAGGTATCTCCTGAACATTTAAGGGGGTCACTCTTTTTGATTTCATTGAGAATATCCTTTGTCAATTTTCCCCAAGTAGAGAAATTTTCAGGATAATCGATCCTTTCCCTTAAAGATTGCATTGTCCCTTCCAAAGCCATCATCTCTATGAGTTCTTTACCGTCCTCCATTATAATTTTGATAAGTGCCCTCTGGTATTCCTTGCCGTATATCCTTATATATCCAGGATAACGATGGCTAAAGCGGGTATTCGATGTATTTTTAAGGATCTTTAACATAAACTTATTACTTGTGTCCTTTCTGATATAAAAGGTAGGTATACCTATTGCTGTTCCAAAAAATATCTGCCTCCTCTCGCTTTCTACATTGGGGTCATCAGGTATATGCCTGTGAGTTATGCCATCCAGTAGTATATATTTATATGCCAGGGCAGTAATGAGCACCTGCAAACTTGTGGCTTGCCCCATATCTTCCATAATACTATCAAAGATACTATAGTAACGGCCTTCAAAACCGGAAAATCCCTTTGAAGCATAGTCCCTTAACCTATAAAGTAGATACATGGACATATGGGGGTCAAAGATACCGAGTGTTGCAAGGTCCCTTTTTAACCGCTTATCATTCTCAATAGAGCCATCAAGACCTGGACTATTTTCAGTAGATAAAAGGCATACAAGGTAATCGATGAGCCTAAAGTCTATGACAAAATCTCCCCGTAAACCAAAAATTTTACTTAAAATCTTGTCAAACCATTGTGGCCCAAACGGTGTAATAGACTTTCCAAATACCTTTAGATCCGCCTTTTTCTTCCACCTACGCCATATCATCCTTAAATGGGTATAATCCAGTTCATGGGGTAAAAAACCTAATATCTTTTCAGGATGAAAATCCCAGAAATCAATCCTGTATGGAGATGCTGAATACGTTCCCACAAAGAGCGGGAGAAAATGCTCCACTATCTTTATTGCAAGGTCCCCCATATATTTCTCATCAGCTTTACCAAATCCTGAGTATGGATCGGCCAGTAGGCCTGTTAATCTTTTACTTCCTATGCTAATATGGGTGCCATTATTGGCAAGGGAGATATTGGAGATATTAGGCAGAACTATGAGGTTTCTCGTTATAATACCTGCATCTTTTAACTTAGATATGGTATTGAGATGACTCCTGGACAGAACCTGATGGCAGAGTTCCATATAATGAAACTTCTCTTCGCCTCTATCCCACCCTGTAAGGCAAGGGTTCATGAATAGCTCCCTGTAAAAATGGTCTGATATGATATTGTTCAATGCCTTCTGTCTTACAGGAGGATGAGATGATAGATATAGGCATATATGCTGTCCTCTTTCATAAAGACCAAAACGTTTGTTCCCATACATAACCAGTATCTGAATAAAAAAATATCTTTTCAACGTCTCCTTAGAAACAGCATATCCAATGTTGTTCGAGCTACTCATATGCACAGGTATGAAAGAAAATATTTCAGGAGATGTGTTGTCATTCAGGAAGTGGGAGAGGATCTTTTTACCGGTCTCTCTGATAATATGAGGTGCAGAATTATTTAATATTACTGCATCCACTAAACTCAATTTCAATATATAACTTGCTGGTAATCTTACATATTCCTCATTATCTTCATAAAAAATGAACTTATCTTTATCACTTCTTTTACCTAAGTCAGGCCTGGATTTGTCATAGTTGAGGTCCTCTTCAAAAATACTTTTTAGCCCATTGCCAAGGAATCTTAAGGGAAACCTTACCCAACTGTTTTCCCACACCTTTTCCTGATTGGTATGGAGGTATTTTTCCAGTTCCGAGATGGTCTTTTTGGATGTATCTCCTGACCTTATCCTTTTTATTATATTCTTATAATAGCTCGATTCCCTTATTACTATGGGAAGGTCAACATCTGAGGCTTCACCTATAACCACAGTTTGAAATTCATTTTCCACCCCACCAGTGACATCCTCTGGTGAAAAAGGTAAATACTCTAATTGGATGTTGGAAGATTCTTTATTGATTGACAATATTGATTGAATGTGTGCCAGATATTCAGGAGAGGGAGATGGTATTGGGGTATCTTTAATATTCTTTATTGCTGGTAATCCCATATAACCTCTCTTTTAATTTTATTCATTTTAGTGGGTATATTAATTAATATATGTTAATCTTTAATAAAAAAATGATTAATTTTTCGTTAAAATATGGAAATATCCGGCGCAGGTGATTATAATTTCTTTATGAATTAACAGAAATTTCAACAAAAATTTATTTTCTTTTAACATTAAGTATCTATTTTCTTTTAAGCTTTAAAATTTTTTAAGAGAGGTTAAAGATGATGCATTGGATGGAACAGTTATCAATTCATTACAAAAAAATAAGGGAAAAACATGCAGATAAAAATCTACTCATAGCCTTTGATATCGACGGCACCATACTGGATATGAGATTTATTATTCTCCATGTCCTTAAGAAATTCGACAGGGATCATGGAACAACATATTTTAAAGATATACATATCTCCCATATAGATTTTCACGAAGCACACCTGAAAACCCTTCTTGAAAGGCTTTCTATAAGCTATCATGACCAGAGATATATCTTAAATTACTACGAGAATATGTTTCTTTCCTCCCTTACAATAAAACATGCAAATAAACCTTATAGGGGTGTTTTTGACATAATCAAATGGTTTCAAAATCAGCCCCGAACCTATATAGGTCTCAATACTGGAAGACCTGAATCTCTTCGCTTTAAAACCCTTTCTTCCTTGAATCTACTGGGAAGAAAATACGGGGTTTGGTTTAGAAATGACCTTTTATTTATGAATAGAAAAGGATTAGACGCCAAAATTCCGTTGATAAAAATAAAAGGGATAGAATACTTCCATAGTCTTAATTATAAAGTCTTTGCCTTTGTGGACAATGAGCCAGAAAATCTTAAAGCCATATTAAATATTGATCATAATAATGAGATACTACTTTTACATGCCGATACCATCTTTAAATCCAGTAAAAGCCATTTAGAAGGCAATTCTATAAGCGGCAATGACTATGATATATCAAAACTGATAAGGCAGGGCAATCTTGATGAAAATGAAGGGTTTTCCCGCATTGCCTAATAAATGTATTGATTGATTTAAATTACGAGACCTTTGTAAAAAGCATCCTGCAATGGTTAACATCTCTATGTTTTACTATTTATTTACCATACCTTACAGATGTCTCGAAGCCTCTAATTGAATGCACTACTTTCAAGGAACTTCCTTAATTTTTTAGAGAGTGTTTCAATGCTGCATGGTTTTTGTATGATCTCCATGTTTTTATCTTCCATAGGGCTATATTGAATCTTATCAGGATTGTTACCTGTAATAAAAATAACCGGGACATGAGGTTTATGTATCCTTATCTGGGCAAATACATCGTTTCCATTCTTTTTTGGCATTATACTATCAAGGATAATAAGGTCTATAGAGTCTTTATTTTTAATAAAAACATCTATGCCCTCCAAACCGTCATTTGCAACCATTATATTATAACCGAGAGTCTTTAGCATTTCCTTTGTTAAATGTCTTACCTCTTCATTATCTTCTATAACAAGAATGGTTTCCATTTTTCCATTTTCTATAGTATTTAAATTTTGAATTCCCTCTATTTGTTCTATCTTTCCTGCCTCATCTATACAGGGTATGTAAATCTTAAATGTTGTCCCTTTATTTACATCGCTTTCCAGTTTTATATAGCCTCCATGTTGTTTTACTATGCCGTATACTACAGAAAGCCCCAATCCTGTTCCACTTTGTTTGGTGGTAAAAAATGGTTCAAATATCTTATCTTGAATATCTTTTTCTATACCTGTTCCGGTGTCTTTTATTGAGATGACAACATACTTATTAGATTTTATTTCATCTGATAAGACATCTTTATCATCTTTTACATCTTCAAGGAATGTTTCAATTAAAATAGATCCGCCATGGGGCATAGATTCTCGGGCATTTACTATAAGGTTTAAGATAACCTGGTTAAACTGTGATCTATCAATATTTACCATAGGGAGTGATGATGATAACTCTAACTTCATCTCTATATCTTCCCCTATCATCTTGTGCAACAGTTTGGAAAGTTCATTTATTAATCTGTTTATGTCGCTTGATTCCAAAACAAGAGGCTGTTTTTTACTGAATGCCAGCAATTGCTTTACGAAACCCGACGCCCTCATTACTGCATTTTCTATGGCATCACAACGCTTATATATCTTTTCATCAAAATATGAACCGTTCATTTTTATAAGCTGGGCATTTCCAAGGATAACGCTTAACATATTATTGAAATCATGGGCAATGCCTCCTGCTAATCTTCCCAGGGTCTCCATCTTTTGTGATTCGTAAAGTTGTTGCTCTGTTTCTTTTGCCTTTTTTAATTTATCTCCAAGTTCCTTTAATGCCAGCAAAAGCTTACTAGGTTCATCTTTCCTTTCTGTAATGATATTTAATTTATAATTATAATCTCCATCGGCAAGTCTTTTTGCAATATCTACACCTTTTTTCATTGGTTTGGTTATACTTTTTGTGAGTGTTATGGCCGTAAACATGGTGAAAATAAATATACCCAAAGACAAGGTAATAAAAATGATTAAGGTCTGTTTATATTTGTTGATTGAGGCTGCATATTCAATATTGGTTAACTCATCCTGATAAGATACAAGTTCCTGACACAACTGCTGGATGTGTTTTATGGAAGGCCTGAATGTCTCCCAAGTTCCCTCATCTAAAATAAAAGAATTACTGCTATGGAAATTTAATCTCGATATATTAGCTATTAGATTCTTCAAATCAAAATATGCCCTTTTTAGGGAATGTATAATCTGCTCTCCCTTTTCTGCATTCTCTAACTTCTCCAGTTCCTCCAGGGCATGTTCATATGTTGCCTGAGCAGTAAGCATTCTTATAAGTTCAAGTTCTTGTGGTGTGTTTTGTTTATCTTGGAAGGCATGATTTAATG
The sequence above is drawn from the Syntrophorhabdaceae bacterium genome and encodes:
- a CDS encoding ATP-binding protein — translated: MIHLRNYSVGTRLGLGFGLIMVIMVFVVIIAVINIQFNIRRLDNIISYNNKKVILANMINNSVHIMNDALNHAFQDKQNTPQELELIRMLTAQATYEHALEELEKLENAEKGEQIIHSLKRAYFDLKNLIANISRLNFHSSNSFILDEGTWETFRPSIKHIQQLCQELVSYQDELTNIEYAASINKYKQTLIIFITLSLGIFIFTMFTAITLTKSITKPMKKGVDIAKRLADGDYNYKLNIITERKDEPSKLLLALKELGDKLKKAKETEQQLYESQKMETLGRLAGGIAHDFNNMLSVILGNAQLIKMNGSYFDEKIYKRCDAIENAVMRASGFVKQLLAFSKKQPLVLESSDINRLINELSKLLHKMIGEDIEMKLELSSSLPMVNIDRSQFNQVILNLIVNARESMPHGGSILIETFLEDVKDDKDVLSDEIKSNKYVVISIKDTGTGIEKDIQDKIFEPFFTTKQSGTGLGLSVVYGIVKQHGGYIKLESDVNKGTTFKIYIPCIDEAGKIEQIEGIQNLNTIENGKMETILVIEDNEEVRHLTKEMLKTLGYNIMVANDGLEGIDVFIKNKDSIDLIILDSIMPKKNGNDVFAQIRIHKPHVPVIFITGNNPDKIQYSPMEDKNMEIIQKPCSIETLSKKLRKFLESSAFN
- a CDS encoding phosphatidylserine decarboxylase: MHQFIDRQTTEIKDEAFYGDRVIKFIYSKARETPSVMYNILNSRRLCKFLGFFYFDSFIGSKITRTKEFMEKIGIDYSECLENPYLLDTPRKIFERKICYWEKRPMPDDEKVVVAPSDSRALVGSLSNVSLIQIKDKLFQYEELLGADKKKWLDAFRGGDFAIFRLTPDKYHYNHMPVSGVVLDIYKIEGGYHSCNPEITITLCNPYSKNKRIITIFDTDVENGTHVGLVAMIEVVALLIGDIAQCYSEERYDNPQEIKKGIFLKKGQPKSLFRPGSSTVILLFQRDRVAFFSDLIKNTFNSEAKSIFSKAFNRSIVETDLKVRSPIGTAMNRKKS
- a CDS encoding prolipoprotein diacylglyceryl transferase, whose amino-acid sequence is MSVEILCISLFFACLSFQTWAFKTLPSEKWQIIAVIPKRKTGVNLWSAVNLTFYGFFIALAYTSSLVVFVLLMGSISISLWISLFIAILIGIICVPASKIVAVLVEKSRHTFTVGGASFVGVIFSPWILRILSLWEFKMKFIDEGMIMPILSCLVISYALGEGLGRLGCISFGCCYGKPVRSCGSVMRKLFAKHAFIFQGKTKKAVYAGGYENERLVPIQAITSVIFVLTSIWGMYLFLKGYYNASFIVTITITQLWRVFSELLRDDYRGGGKVTAYQLMSIVALLYVLLISLFMPPAITMLPELTKGFHTLWNPIAIIFLNFLWFILFFIFGKSTITGSRVDLYVIKENIQI
- a CDS encoding HAD family hydrolase, with translation MMHWMEQLSIHYKKIREKHADKNLLIAFDIDGTILDMRFIILHVLKKFDRDHGTTYFKDIHISHIDFHEAHLKTLLERLSISYHDQRYILNYYENMFLSSLTIKHANKPYRGVFDIIKWFQNQPRTYIGLNTGRPESLRFKTLSSLNLLGRKYGVWFRNDLLFMNRKGLDAKIPLIKIKGIEYFHSLNYKVFAFVDNEPENLKAILNIDHNNEILLLHADTIFKSSKSHLEGNSISGNDYDISKLIRQGNLDENEGFSRIA